In Schistocerca cancellata isolate TAMUIC-IGC-003103 chromosome 7, iqSchCanc2.1, whole genome shotgun sequence, a genomic segment contains:
- the LOC126092883 gene encoding mucin-1-like has translation MKPCEVDMRILASLLEPALATTAASPATSPTATLQESPATLPDTGGEPAEATREEASPPASPSAVPVERPAAPQVVAPPASPATAGVAKEATTQLESPAVLLSTTQLEPAAATYMASPATSPSTTHVSAGMTEVTSAPTIEVALPPTTRAILRASSPGKPEVTSPAAYLTAKRVASLPLDQLVSKASPSASTQISPAIPIACYSMHPITSPVARYNTHQGTNPVARYSTRCVTSPAAGYNTHPGTSLAARFSTRSFTSPAARFSTRCATSPAASYNMIRVTRF, from the exons ATGAAACCCTGCGAGGTGGATATGCGCATCCTCGCGTCTCTTCTC GAGCCAGCATTAGCAACAACAGCGGCGTCACCAGCCACGTCGCCCACTGCAACACTGCAGGAATCGCCAGCCACGTTGCCAGACACAGGAGGAGAGCCAGCAGAAGCCACAAGAGAAGAGGCGTCTCCACCTGCGTCACCATCCGCAGTACCAGTTGAACGACCAGCTGCACCACAAGTGGTTGCACCACCCGCGTCCCCAGCCACAGCAGGAGTGGCCAAGGAGGCAACAACACAACTGGAGTCTCCAGCCGTATTGCTATCCACAACACAACTTGAACCAGCAGCTGCTACATACATGGCATCTCCCGCCACGTCCCCATCTACAACACATGTCTCAGCGGGCATGACAGAAGTGACGTCGGCACCTACAATTGAAGTGGCGTTGCCACCCACAACGAGAGCAATTCTTCGAGCCTCATCGCCAGGCAAACCAGAAGTTACGTCACCAGCAGCCTATCTAACCGCAAAACGTGTAGCCTCATTACCTTTGGATCAGTTGGTGTCCAAAGCATCGCCGTCAGCCTCCACACAAATATCACCTGCCATCCCCATTGCCTGCTACAGCATGCATCCTATCACCAGTCCTGTTGCCAGATACAACACCCATCAAGGCACCAATCCTGTTGCCAGATacagcacacgctgtgtcaccagtcctgctgctggATACAACACACATCCTGGTACCAGTCTTGCTGCCCGATTCAGCACACGCAGtttcaccagtcctgctgccagattcagcacacgctgtgccaccagtcctgctgccagttACAACATGATTCGCGTCACAAGATTCTGA